The genomic segment AGTAGGGTGGAAAGGGTGAGTGAGTCCAATACCCCAAATGCACAGCATCCCCAAGCACCAGAATTGAACTTGGAATTACAAAAAGCTGCCCGGAAAAATGTACTGATTTATGGCCTGGCTCGGCTGGCGCTTTTTGTTGTGCTGACACTTGTTATTCATGGTCTGGCTCAATTGATTAATGCGCCAGTTCCAGTGGTGATGTCTGCAATGTTGGCGTTGATCGTAGCATTCCCACTGTCCATGCTGGTGTTTAATAAGCAGCGTGTGAATGCAACCTGGGCTGTGGCCCAATGGGATGCTCAGCGTAAAGCCCATAAGGAATGGGTGCGGAGCGAGTTGGCGGACCGCTAGGTTTGCTTTCTTAACGCTGAAATAGGGTGGTCGATTACCTGCTATAAGAGGTAGTAGACCGCCCTATTTTTTGTTTTAATCGAGAACGCCTGCTTCTTGAAGCATTGCGGGGATGCCATTGACTTCATGTAATCCGCCGACTACCCAGGCGTCGTTCCAGCGTCGTTCTACGATTCGCCAGCCATGATCGGTGCGACGAAGTTGGTCGGTATATCCGCCATGGACTTGGGAGAGTCGTGGTTCGCCGTCCCGTCCGCGCAATCCGGTGGGGTGGATTGTCTTAGAGTCCACTACAGCGGTATTGCCATCGGGGCCGAAGACGATCTTGAGATTGCCGCACATGTGGAAGATGAACTCAAAGGTCTTTCCTGTAATGAAGTCACCCTGTTTGGCATCTTTCCACAAGTCTCGATCGCCACCGGAATCAGTCCAGTCGAATACGGTATCTTCAAGGAAAACTTCGTCCATGGCATCGATGTCATGGCTATCGGCTGCATGAATGTAGCGAGCGAACAAGTCGTAGATTTCTAGTCGATCGGCGACTTCTTCAGGGGTGAAACGTTGGTACATGGCAGTTCCCTTTTGCATGTTTGTGGTTAGACGGCGTCCGGCCATTTGAGCGCAGCTGTTAAATTCGCCAGAGGCTCTCAAAGTGTTGAAGGTAACGGCAGGTAAATGTTTATGACCGTGATCACTATGATTGTTAATAGGTGGACGCCTGTCAGGTAAAAATGCAAATAGTGTCGACACTAGGAGGGGTGCGTCGAGAAGCGTTTTAGCTAAACGCCAGCGCCAAGCCGGTGAGCACAGCCCAGAGTGCCATGGCGCGTCCCGTGGCGCCGATAACCGGAATCAGATCCTTGCCGGTCGCCTTGTTGCGAATAGGTTTTGCAGCCATGAGGGCCAAAGGCAGCACGATGAGCGCCACAAGCACAGGCCACGCAGCAAAAGCTAGAACAATGGACATGATGAAAGGTGTGGAGACAAGGGCGAGGAACAGCGTGCGTGCGCCATTATCGCCCAGGCGAACAGCAAGCGTAATTTTTCCAGCTTCGCGGTCGGTGGGGATATCGCGAATATTGTTGGCCAAGTTCACACCTGCCGACATGGAGCCCACGCCGACTGCAGCGGCAAGGCCTACCCAGCTGATGAAGCCAGTTTGAGTGAATTGGGTGCCCATGACTGCAACCAGGCCGAAGAAGATAAATACTGCGATTTCGCCCAGTCCGCGGTATCCATAAGGATTTTTTCCACCGGTATAAAACCATGCGCCAAGAACACAGATGATGCCGATCAGAATGAGCCACCATGCACTGAGCACGCTCAGAGCAGTGCCAGCGATTCCGGCCACGCCGAAGGCGATAAATGCCGCAGCTTTTACTTTTTTCGGAGCAACAAGGCCAGAGCCAGTGAGTCGAAGGGGACCCGTACGATCCTCGTCGGTGCCACGGATTCCATCAGAGTAATCATTGGCAAAATTCACGCCGATGATTAGAGCCCACGCAACAACAAGTGCCAGCAGGGCTTTCCACCAGATGAAACCATCATGGAAAGCGGCGACACCAGAACCTGCAATGACCGGGGCAAAAGCATTCGCCCAGGTGTGTGGGCGGGCGCCTTGAAACCAATCGGACAAAGTTGCAGAAGCCGGATGAGGTTCGGTGTGAGACATGCTCTCTATCTTTCCCCATGCGGTACTCGATAGTGCAATTACAATAAGCGAAGAAGGACTGAGCGGCTTTGTTCCAGCTTTGCTGCGGCTCTGCGTCTAGCTTCAACATCTTGCTTAAACGCTATTGTGAAATAAGCTAAGAAATTCCAAAGTCGATCGAGGAGGAGTCGCAGTAGTTTATGTGGGTTGGTTATGCGGTTCGACAGATCGCCAGCATTTTTCTTACTCTTTTGCGCATGCTGCCATTGGCTGTGCGAAATCGAGTTGCCAGGTCTCGGATACCTGAGACCGGCGATGTGGTGATTTCTTTGACCACCCATGGAAAAAGAATAAACCATGTCCATTTCACCATCGAATCAATTGCGCGTGGGCATCTTAAGGCACCCATTGTGTTGTGGTTGGATAAGCCAGATTTTGATGCACCATGGCCGGCAACCTTAAAGCGCTTGGTTAATAGAGGTTTGCAAGTGCGTTGCAGCGATGGTTTTTATGGCCCGCACACTAAATATTGGAACCAATTCCGCTTGCTTCAGGGCACTGGTGCGCGTGTGGCCACCGTGGATGATGACATGATTTACCCGGAATGGTTCCTCCAGCGCCTGCTGTTTATTGGTGATTTACGCATGGACGCGGTGGTCGCTTATCGCGCGCACCGCATTGAGCTTCGCGACGGCCAGATGCTGCCATATGTGAAATGGAGTGCAGCAGATACCTCTAAAGCGTCCTTCCTGCACTTTGCCACAGGTGTCTCGGGAGTGCTGTATCCCGTGACTTTTATTGATTATGTTATCCAACAAGGCGATGTTTTCTTAGAAACATGTAAGCGCGCCGATGATGTGTGGCTTCATGCCTGCGCACTGCGTTCTGATCACCCTATTCGCCAGGTATATGCGCAGCCGCGCCACTTTGCCGTGGTCCCTACCACCCAGGTGGGCGCCCTTGTTGTGGGCAATACCCTGATGGGTGGCAATGATGAACAAATTGCCAAAGTTTATACCGATGAAGACGTGGCAAAACTTGTGGCAGCAAGCCATAACGAAGATTAAAACAGTTTTTGGATAGCGCGCCTATCCGCTTTTCCAGGACCAATGCTGGGTAGTGAATCCAAGTGCTTCAACCGCTTGGGAAGCTGCCAACGGGGCAGCTCATCTAATCCTTCAATTACTTCAGAAGGACTGATCGACCCGGAATAGGCGGCAACAATTGCTTGGCCCAATCGGGGATCAGGAATACCGACCACACACGCTGCGGTGACACCTTTAATGTCTGCGATGGCACGCTCTAATACTTCAGGATGAAGCTTGAGTCCACCAGAATCGATGATGGCATCAACTCGTCCAGTTACGGTGAGAATATCGTTGTGGAGCTGACCCGCATCGGATGTGGTGAACCAGCCTTCGTGGGCAAAATCGGGGTGCTCAGGAGCGTTTCTATAACCTTGAGCAATCATTGGTCCACCCAATTCAATGCGTTCATCAGTAATGCGGACTTTCGCGCCGGGGAGAGGTTTGCCGTTGTAGACACAGCCTCCCGAAGTTTCTGAGGAACCATACGTGGTGACAATGTTGATGTTGAGGTTTTTTGCTGCCTCGAGGGCCTGTTTGGATAAGGCTGCGCCACCGACGAGGATGGCGTCGAAAAGCGTTAAGGCTTCAATGCCTGGCAAGGTATCCATGGCTTTGAGCAGCTGCATCGGAGTGAGGGAGGTGTAGACGCGGTCGCCGGTGGTTTTTAGCTCGGCGGAGGCGTGTGCAAAGTCTTCGATATTAAAGCCATTGCGGAGATCGATGGCCAGGGGTTCCACTCCGGCGATGAGACTGCGGATGAGTACTTGCATGCCAGCAATATGGTGGGCGGGCATGGCAAGCAACCATTGGCCCTCGCCGCCGAGGAAACGATGGGTGGCATCGGCAGAGCTTACTAAGTTGAGGGGTGTGAGCTGCGCGCCCTTGGGTGTGCCAGTAGAACCAGAGGTGGCCATCACCAGGGCGATCGAAGGATCGATAGGACGGCCAATGCTTTGGGAATCACGCAATAATTGTGCGCGTTCTTTATCTTGTGCAGGAATGGGGAGAAGTGTTTTCTTCCCGGAGATAGCATCCTCGAGGTCGTTTAGAATCGCAGTGGGATTAGCTAGATCGACGGGCAATGCTTCGAGGACACGGGTATTCATATTCCGAGATTCTAGTGTCGTGAGTCGCGGAAACTAAGTTAAGACTTGGATTTTTGGGAATCAGTTTTGGGCTGTGCGTTTTGCTAAAAGTGCATCCACGCTCCAAGCGCCTGCACCTGCGGCGATAAGGAGCAATGCGCCAGCGCCGATTGCGCCAGTGAGTTCCCAGCCGTTGTTGGTGACAAAGATGCCGGAAGAAATATGTGCAAATAGTGTTGCAAGAAGCATATCTAGTGCAACAATTGCGGCTGCGATGCGAGTGAATGCGCCAAGGATAATGGCGATACCGCCGATGATTTCCACGAGGGCTGCTAGTGGTGCTGCGATACCTGCGGCTGGGATGCCTAGGGAGTCGAAGAAACCGGTAACGCCTTCGAGGCCTGTGATAGCGAATTTATCCCATCCGTGTGCGATGAGAATAACGCCCAAAATGATACGTGCGAGGAGGAATGCAATTTCCTTGGTAGTTGACATGGAAACTAAAGCTAGAGCTATTTAGTTTCCATGTCAACTATTGGGGTTTGGTTTGAACTTCCTGACAAATATAAAGATGGGCTAGTAGCTATCTATTTCCCGAGGTACAGACCACTTATTGGCCTCAGAAATCGGGCTTGGGAGCAGCTCTTCCGGTAGCGACTGATAGGAAACTGGTCGCATAAATCTCTCGATTGCCAGAGTGCCAACGCTCGTAGACTGAGCATTTGACGTCGCAGGAAAAGGTCCGCCATGAACCATTGCGTGCCCGACTTCCACTCCCGTTGGCCAACCGCCAAAGAGCACGCGGCCGGCAAGATCTTCTAATAGAGGAAGTAGGGCAGATACATCCTTGATATCTTTCTGCGTAGCCTGGATCGTGGCAGTAAGCTGTCCCTCCAGTGCTTCGGCCGCATCATGGAGTTGGGTCGGGGAGTCGTATCGCACAATCAGCGATGCCGCACCAAAGATTTCCTCCTGCAATATCGCATTGTTCAGTAGCACCTGAATATCACTTTCAAATACCACTGGTCCCGGCGCATTTGCCCCCGGCCCAGCGGTACCTTGCGCCAATACCTCCACGCTCGGTTGACTATGAAGTGTGTCCACTCCACGTTGCCACGCCTCCGCAATCCCTTTTGTCAGCATGGTTTGGCCAGAAGATTGCGTGAATTTGGTAGCAATAAGCTCCACAAATGCGTCGCCGGCGAGACCTCGAGGCACAAAAACTAGGCCCGGTTTTGTGCACAGCTGCCCGGAACTGCCGGTAATGGAGAGCACAAATGCATCAGCCAAAGCTTCGGAGGCATCTGGGCCTTCCAACG from the Corynebacterium crudilactis genome contains:
- a CDS encoding DUF4229 domain-containing protein — encoded protein: MSESNTPNAQHPQAPELNLELQKAARKNVLIYGLARLALFVVLTLVIHGLAQLINAPVPVVMSAMLALIVAFPLSMLVFNKQRVNATWAVAQWDAQRKAHKEWVRSELADR
- a CDS encoding nuclear transport factor 2 family protein — encoded protein: MYQRFTPEEVADRLEIYDLFARYIHAADSHDIDAMDEVFLEDTVFDWTDSGGDRDLWKDAKQGDFITGKTFEFIFHMCGNLKIVFGPDGNTAVVDSKTIHPTGLRGRDGEPRLSQVHGGYTDQLRRTDHGWRIVERRWNDAWVVGGLHEVNGIPAMLQEAGVLD
- a CDS encoding 1,4-dihydroxy-2-naphthoate polyprenyltransferase, producing MSHTEPHPASATLSDWFQGARPHTWANAFAPVIAGSGVAAFHDGFIWWKALLALVVAWALIIGVNFANDYSDGIRGTDEDRTGPLRLTGSGLVAPKKVKAAAFIAFGVAGIAGTALSVLSAWWLILIGIICVLGAWFYTGGKNPYGYRGLGEIAVFIFFGLVAVMGTQFTQTGFISWVGLAAAVGVGSMSAGVNLANNIRDIPTDREAGKITLAVRLGDNGARTLFLALVSTPFIMSIVLAFAAWPVLVALIVLPLALMAAKPIRNKATGKDLIPVIGATGRAMALWAVLTGLALAFS
- a CDS encoding glycosyltransferase, encoding MWVGYAVRQIASIFLTLLRMLPLAVRNRVARSRIPETGDVVISLTTHGKRINHVHFTIESIARGHLKAPIVLWLDKPDFDAPWPATLKRLVNRGLQVRCSDGFYGPHTKYWNQFRLLQGTGARVATVDDDMIYPEWFLQRLLFIGDLRMDAVVAYRAHRIELRDGQMLPYVKWSAADTSKASFLHFATGVSGVLYPVTFIDYVIQQGDVFLETCKRADDVWLHACALRSDHPIRQVYAQPRHFAVVPTTQVGALVVGNTLMGGNDEQIAKVYTDEDVAKLVAASHNED
- the menE gene encoding o-succinylbenzoate--CoA ligase is translated as MNTRVLEALPVDLANPTAILNDLEDAISGKKTLLPIPAQDKERAQLLRDSQSIGRPIDPSIALVMATSGSTGTPKGAQLTPLNLVSSADATHRFLGGEGQWLLAMPAHHIAGMQVLIRSLIAGVEPLAIDLRNGFNIEDFAHASAELKTTGDRVYTSLTPMQLLKAMDTLPGIEALTLFDAILVGGAALSKQALEAAKNLNINIVTTYGSSETSGGCVYNGKPLPGAKVRITDERIELGGPMIAQGYRNAPEHPDFAHEGWFTTSDAGQLHNDILTVTGRVDAIIDSGGLKLHPEVLERAIADIKGVTAACVVGIPDPRLGQAIVAAYSGSISPSEVIEGLDELPRWQLPKRLKHLDSLPSIGPGKADRRAIQKLF
- a CDS encoding DoxX family protein, whose protein sequence is MSTTKEIAFLLARIILGVILIAHGWDKFAITGLEGVTGFFDSLGIPAAGIAAPLAALVEIIGGIAIILGAFTRIAAAIVALDMLLATLFAHISSGIFVTNNGWELTGAIGAGALLLIAAGAGAWSVDALLAKRTAQN